A stretch of Natronococcus sp. CG52 DNA encodes these proteins:
- a CDS encoding DUF5785 family protein, with protein MDWPHDPDGEEGSEGKRKYDMAIIAKKVDEDEDFPLDRDEFVAEYGDDPIRINYERVVPLREIFEHVEPEEFETMVDMHKAVGAAMRAGNFWEYHPQGADPEKKRA; from the coding sequence ATGGACTGGCCACACGACCCGGACGGCGAGGAGGGGAGCGAGGGCAAGCGGAAGTACGACATGGCGATCATCGCCAAGAAGGTCGACGAAGACGAGGACTTCCCCCTCGACCGCGACGAGTTCGTCGCGGAGTACGGCGACGACCCGATCCGAATCAACTACGAGCGAGTGGTCCCGCTCCGCGAGATCTTCGAACACGTCGAACCCGAGGAGTTCGAGACGATGGTCGACATGCACAAGGCCGTCGGCGCGGCGATGCGCGCCGGTAATTTCTGGGAGTACCACCCGCAGGGTGCAGACCCCGAGAAGAAACGCGCTTGA
- a CDS encoding methylaspartate mutase subunit E, giving the protein MIRDERIPSEELRRIDEEIRSGWTTGGAVDFEEAVAYHESLPAHKQFADVLESADKPLLQPRAGVPRLEDQIELLEYLHGEGKADLLPTTIDSYTRDNEYEKAEEGLEKARETGDDTLNGFPAVNHGIDGCRDLIEAIDAPIEVRHGTPDARLLAAITFAGGFQSFEGGPISYNIPYTKRHGLEETIEKWQFVDRLAGAYTERGVRINREPFGPLTGTLVPPSIAIAIMIVEGKMAATQGVRSITLGYGQVGNVVQDVAALNALQKLGDEYLPDEVCVTTVFHEWMGGFPPDEARANGVIGLGGMTAAIAQPDKVITKSPQEFQGVPTKEANAAGLRTTRQVIDMAIEQQIDIDGIAEEQDLIERETRCLMDAIFAHGDGDVVRGTLEAFDSGALDVPFAPSDSAKGTVLPARDDHGRVRIFEWGDLEMDDEIKEIHKARLSQRADTEGRDQSFRMVADDVDAISDGKLIGRPQGDA; this is encoded by the coding sequence ATGATACGAGACGAACGAATACCATCCGAAGAGCTACGGCGTATCGACGAAGAAATTCGGTCCGGCTGGACTACCGGCGGAGCTGTCGACTTCGAGGAGGCCGTCGCCTACCACGAATCGCTGCCGGCGCACAAGCAGTTCGCGGACGTCCTCGAGTCCGCCGACAAGCCGCTCCTGCAGCCTCGGGCCGGCGTCCCCCGACTCGAGGACCAGATCGAGTTGCTCGAGTACCTCCACGGCGAGGGGAAAGCGGATCTCCTGCCGACGACGATCGACTCGTACACGCGCGACAACGAGTACGAGAAGGCCGAGGAGGGACTCGAGAAGGCCCGCGAGACGGGCGACGACACCCTCAACGGTTTTCCGGCCGTGAACCACGGAATCGACGGCTGTCGCGACCTGATCGAGGCGATCGACGCCCCGATCGAGGTGCGCCACGGCACGCCCGACGCGCGGCTGCTGGCGGCGATCACCTTCGCCGGCGGCTTCCAGAGCTTCGAGGGCGGCCCGATCTCCTACAACATCCCCTACACCAAGCGCCACGGACTCGAGGAAACGATCGAGAAGTGGCAGTTCGTCGACCGGTTGGCGGGGGCTTACACCGAACGCGGCGTGCGGATCAACCGCGAGCCGTTCGGCCCCCTCACGGGGACGCTCGTGCCGCCCTCGATCGCGATCGCGATCATGATCGTCGAGGGAAAGATGGCGGCGACACAGGGAGTGCGCTCGATCACCCTCGGCTACGGCCAGGTCGGCAACGTCGTCCAGGACGTCGCCGCGCTGAACGCCCTCCAGAAACTCGGCGACGAGTATCTGCCCGACGAGGTGTGCGTGACGACCGTCTTCCACGAGTGGATGGGCGGGTTCCCGCCGGACGAGGCCCGCGCCAACGGCGTCATCGGACTCGGCGGGATGACCGCCGCCATCGCCCAGCCGGATAAGGTCATCACCAAGTCGCCCCAGGAGTTCCAGGGCGTGCCGACGAAGGAGGCGAACGCCGCCGGACTCCGAACGACGCGACAGGTCATCGACATGGCGATCGAACAGCAGATCGACATCGACGGCATCGCGGAGGAACAGGACCTGATCGAGCGCGAAACCCGGTGTCTCATGGACGCGATCTTCGCGCACGGCGACGGCGACGTCGTCCGGGGAACGCTCGAGGCGTTCGACTCGGGCGCGCTCGACGTGCCGTTCGCCCCGAGCGACAGCGCGAAGGGCACCGTGTTGCCGGCCCGCGACGACCACGGCCGCGTGCGGATCTTCGAGTGGGGCGACCTCGAGATGGACGACGAAATCAAAGAGATCCACAAGGCCCGCCTCTCACAGCGCGCCGACACCGAGGGTCGCGACCAGTCGTTCCGTATGGTCGCGGACGACGTCGACGCGATCAGCGACGGCAAGCTCATCGGCCGACCGCAGGGTGATGCCTGA
- a CDS encoding methylaspartate ammonia-lyase: MRIEAIHATPGYAGFFFDDQRAIKRGARQDGFTYDGDPVTDGFDEIRQAGETLIVDVELADGSVHRGDCAAVQYSGAGGRDPLFRAEAYVPVIEGAVAEELVGRDAREFLANAELLEELEVDGSRLHTAIRYGVSQALLDAAARAEGVTKTDVLADELETEPASEPVSVFGQSGDARYANAEKMFIKGVPVLPHALINSVEKIGPDGEALLEYVAWLVERSQELGPEGYEPRFHIDVYGMIGELFGAPYDRDEVIDYFAALEEAAAPYPLQIEGPMDVGDRAGQIEAMVELRDGLRDATVGVDIVADEWCNTFEDVREFVDAGAADVVQIKTPDLGGVHRSGQAVRYCGGTDTRAYLGGTCNETETSARACAHVALATDAAQVLAKPGMGFDEGYMIVENEMRRTVARRERERRPANTDEVTADD; the protein is encoded by the coding sequence ATGCGGATCGAGGCCATCCACGCGACGCCCGGCTACGCCGGGTTCTTCTTCGACGACCAGCGCGCGATCAAGCGGGGCGCCCGTCAGGACGGGTTCACCTACGACGGCGACCCCGTCACCGACGGCTTCGACGAGATCCGTCAGGCCGGCGAGACGCTCATCGTCGACGTCGAACTCGCGGACGGCAGCGTCCACCGCGGGGACTGCGCCGCGGTCCAGTACTCCGGCGCCGGCGGGCGCGATCCGCTGTTCCGGGCCGAGGCGTACGTCCCCGTGATCGAGGGCGCCGTCGCCGAGGAACTGGTCGGCCGCGACGCGAGGGAGTTCCTCGCGAACGCGGAACTGCTCGAGGAACTCGAAGTCGACGGGAGCCGACTGCACACGGCGATCCGGTACGGCGTCTCGCAGGCGCTGCTCGACGCGGCCGCACGAGCCGAGGGAGTGACGAAGACCGACGTTCTGGCCGACGAACTCGAGACGGAGCCGGCGAGCGAGCCGGTGTCCGTCTTCGGACAGTCCGGCGACGCCCGCTACGCGAACGCCGAGAAGATGTTCATCAAGGGCGTCCCGGTCCTCCCGCACGCGCTGATCAACAGCGTCGAGAAGATCGGTCCGGACGGCGAGGCCCTGCTCGAGTACGTCGCGTGGCTCGTCGAACGCTCGCAAGAACTCGGACCGGAGGGCTACGAACCCAGATTCCACATCGACGTGTACGGAATGATCGGCGAGCTCTTCGGCGCCCCTTACGACCGCGACGAAGTGATCGACTACTTCGCCGCGCTCGAGGAGGCCGCAGCGCCGTACCCGCTCCAGATCGAGGGGCCGATGGACGTCGGCGACCGCGCCGGTCAGATCGAAGCGATGGTCGAACTGCGCGACGGACTCCGGGACGCCACCGTCGGCGTCGACATCGTCGCCGACGAGTGGTGCAACACCTTCGAGGACGTCCGGGAGTTCGTCGACGCGGGTGCGGCCGACGTCGTCCAGATCAAGACCCCCGATCTCGGGGGCGTCCACCGCAGCGGACAGGCGGTCAGGTACTGCGGGGGTACCGATACCCGCGCGTACCTCGGGGGTACCTGCAACGAGACGGAAACCTCCGCGCGCGCCTGCGCACACGTCGCGCTCGCGACCGACGCCGCGCAGGTGCTCGCAAAGCCCGGAATGGGCTTCGACGAGGGATACATGATCGTCGAAAACGAAATGCGACGAACCGTCGCTCGACGAGAGCGAGAACGACGACCCGCGAACACGGACGAGGTGACTGCGGATGACTGA
- a CDS encoding CBS domain-containing protein, whose product MESELSVRDVLTTEYVGVSESDPVLGAVRLMREERSGCVLVVRGSKPVGIMTEWDVLGLVADEGDPAETTVEEIMTSPVISVGADWSLADAATTMARQNIRNLVIESDDGILGLLTQRDVIAAAGSFQAATSPTGGSNDSLLEPDRPMDETARAASGEEVDAQLLPNGGDEFSTQGVCEACGSLADSLWDANGQLVCSDCRSV is encoded by the coding sequence ATGGAATCGGAACTGTCAGTCAGGGACGTCCTGACAACTGAATACGTCGGCGTCAGCGAGTCTGACCCTGTCCTGGGCGCCGTTCGACTGATGCGCGAGGAGCGATCGGGCTGTGTGCTCGTCGTTCGCGGGTCGAAGCCGGTCGGGATCATGACCGAGTGGGACGTGCTCGGACTCGTCGCGGACGAGGGCGATCCCGCCGAAACGACCGTCGAGGAAATCATGACGAGCCCCGTTATTTCGGTCGGTGCCGACTGGTCGCTCGCCGACGCCGCCACGACGATGGCCCGTCAGAACATCCGCAACCTGGTCATCGAGAGCGACGACGGGATCCTCGGTCTGCTCACTCAGCGCGACGTCATCGCCGCCGCCGGTTCCTTCCAGGCCGCGACGTCTCCGACCGGCGGATCGAACGATTCGCTGCTCGAGCCGGACCGCCCGATGGACGAGACGGCTCGAGCAGCCTCCGGCGAGGAGGTCGACGCCCAGTTACTCCCGAACGGCGGCGACGAGTTCTCGACGCAGGGCGTCTGCGAGGCGTGCGGCTCGCTCGCGGA
- the mct gene encoding succinyl-CoA:mesaconate CoA-transferase yields the protein MGALSNLRVIDLTQVLAGPYCTMLLADMGADVVKIERPGGDLIRSNPPFVEDAEEEAYGGYFQSVNRGKRSLELDFNDDEDREDFLSLVEGADVVVENYRSGTMEKYDLGYETLEERNPELIYSSIRGFGDPRTGETHRQGQPSFDLIAQALGGVMEITGQEDGPPTKVGPGIGDLFTATLNCIGILAAVNHREQTGKGQYVDTAMYDAMLSMTERAVYQHSYTGEPPSRRGNSHPTLFPYDAFETRDGYAVVAAFGTNHWNEVCAAMDREDLAAEYPTAADRLEHRDELREEIAAWAADLETEALVETLEGRVPVAPVQNTADIFDDPHVQDREMLVPVEQPGSNETVEIAGSPIKMTETPPEPHGRAPLLDEHREELLGSETDVETAADD from the coding sequence ATGGGTGCACTCTCGAATCTGCGAGTGATCGACCTGACGCAGGTGCTCGCCGGGCCGTACTGTACGATGTTGCTCGCGGATATGGGTGCGGACGTGGTCAAGATCGAACGCCCCGGCGGCGACCTGATCCGGTCGAACCCGCCGTTCGTCGAGGACGCCGAGGAAGAGGCCTACGGCGGCTACTTCCAGAGCGTCAACCGCGGCAAGCGAAGTCTCGAACTCGACTTCAACGACGACGAGGACCGCGAGGACTTCCTCTCGCTCGTCGAGGGGGCCGACGTCGTCGTCGAGAACTACCGTTCGGGGACGATGGAGAAGTACGATCTGGGCTACGAGACGCTCGAGGAGCGCAACCCGGAGCTGATCTACTCTTCGATCCGGGGCTTCGGCGACCCGCGTACGGGCGAGACCCACCGCCAGGGCCAGCCGTCGTTCGACCTCATCGCCCAGGCGCTGGGCGGCGTGATGGAGATCACCGGCCAGGAAGACGGCCCGCCGACGAAGGTCGGTCCCGGTATCGGCGACCTCTTTACGGCGACGCTGAACTGTATCGGCATCCTCGCCGCGGTCAACCACCGCGAGCAGACCGGGAAGGGGCAGTACGTCGACACCGCGATGTACGATGCCATGCTCAGCATGACCGAACGCGCCGTCTACCAGCACTCCTACACCGGCGAGCCGCCCTCGCGTCGCGGGAACTCCCACCCGACGCTGTTCCCGTACGACGCCTTCGAGACCCGGGACGGCTACGCCGTCGTCGCCGCCTTCGGGACCAACCACTGGAACGAGGTCTGTGCGGCGATGGATCGGGAGGATCTGGCTGCGGAGTATCCCACCGCCGCCGACCGTCTCGAGCACCGCGACGAACTGCGCGAGGAGATCGCCGCGTGGGCGGCCGACCTCGAGACGGAGGCACTCGTCGAGACGCTCGAGGGCCGCGTTCCCGTCGCGCCGGTTCAGAACACGGCCGACATCTTCGACGACCCGCACGTCCAGGACCGGGAGATGCTCGTGCCGGTCGAACAGCCCGGTTCGAACGAGACGGTCGAGATTGCGGGTTCGCCGATCAAGATGACCGAGACGCCGCCGGAACCACACGGTCGCGCGCCGCTGCTCGACGAGCACCGGGAGGAACTCCTCGGATCCGAAACGGACGTCGAGACGGCGGCTGACGACTGA
- the glmS gene encoding methylaspartate mutase subunit S, producing MVVDTMSRTVVLGVIGSDAHVVGITILEQALSAAGFDVVNLGVQTSQKDFADAAVAHSAEAVLVSSLYGHAEQDCQGFHDVLEEAGVDACTYIGGNLAVGQDDFEQTRETFEELGFDRVFDSETDPEEAIAALERDLNVTTTESEQVTVTS from the coding sequence ATGGTTGTGGACACGATGTCCCGAACGGTCGTCCTCGGCGTGATCGGCTCCGACGCCCACGTCGTTGGCATTACCATCCTAGAGCAGGCCCTCAGTGCAGCTGGCTTCGACGTCGTCAACCTCGGCGTCCAGACCTCCCAGAAGGATTTCGCGGACGCCGCAGTAGCACACTCCGCGGAGGCTGTACTCGTTTCTTCGCTCTACGGCCACGCCGAGCAGGACTGCCAGGGCTTCCACGACGTCCTCGAGGAGGCCGGCGTCGACGCGTGCACCTACATCGGCGGTAACCTCGCCGTCGGGCAGGACGACTTCGAGCAGACGCGCGAGACCTTCGAGGAACTCGGATTCGACCGCGTCTTCGACTCGGAGACCGATCCCGAGGAAGCCATCGCCGCCCTCGAGCGAGACCTCAACGTTACGACCACCGAGTCGGAGCAGGTCACCGTCACCTCATAG
- a CDS encoding GTP cyclohydrolase III, with the protein MTNTQVTLLQIDNYGPWTVTPEPRREADLQTLQSRLYADISQFVGNRGGYVFFTRFDNMIAVTNGLSFEDHALLQESVGNRYPVTLSLGVATGKTPVQALSDATALIQDAGSAQDKNRRECLEGRVIDDDHRTDDDVQIAHFDVIDATGEYTDELNAFDTFIEIEQGYASLMRYMREAHDSLAFFVGGDNVIVVCPDLEEGEYEDAIYHVQEEVDVELQVGVGRGKSPHEAGIAAKHALEVCRADGTRVELGW; encoded by the coding sequence GTGACTAACACGCAGGTTACGCTCCTTCAGATCGACAACTACGGGCCGTGGACGGTGACGCCCGAGCCGCGACGGGAGGCCGACCTTCAGACGCTCCAATCGCGGCTGTACGCCGATATCTCCCAGTTCGTCGGCAACCGCGGCGGATACGTCTTCTTCACTCGCTTCGACAACATGATCGCCGTCACGAACGGACTCTCCTTCGAGGACCACGCCCTCCTCCAGGAGTCCGTCGGCAACCGCTACCCCGTTACGCTCAGTCTCGGCGTTGCAACCGGAAAAACGCCCGTCCAGGCGCTTTCGGACGCGACCGCCCTGATCCAGGACGCCGGCAGCGCCCAGGACAAGAACCGCCGCGAGTGTCTCGAGGGCCGCGTCATCGACGACGACCACCGAACCGACGACGACGTTCAGATCGCTCACTTCGACGTCATCGACGCGACCGGCGAGTACACGGACGAACTCAACGCGTTCGACACGTTCATCGAGATCGAGCAGGGGTACGCCTCGCTCATGCGCTACATGCGCGAGGCCCACGACAGCCTCGCCTTCTTCGTCGGCGGCGACAACGTCATCGTCGTCTGCCCGGATCTCGAGGAAGGGGAGTACGAGGATGCGATCTATCACGTTCAGGAGGAAGTCGACGTCGAACTCCAGGTCGGCGTCGGTCGAGGGAAAAGCCCCCACGAGGCGGGTATCGCCGCGAAACACGCGCTGGAGGTCTGTCGCGCCGACGGAACCAGGGTCGAACTCGGCTGGTAA